A stretch of Acidimicrobiales bacterium DNA encodes these proteins:
- the cysS gene encoding cysteine--tRNA ligase gives MRLYDTARGEVVPFEPGNEVSIYVCGITPYDSTHLGHANTYVTYDLLIRRLEDLGHTVRLVRNITDVDDSILPKARELGVDFLELAAAETARFHGDMEALDTRPVHAEPHATKWITEMVELIATLDANGHVYVVDGTVFFDVSTFPGFGAVSGYDEATMIEYSAERGGRPDDPRQRNPLDFVLWQPSLDDEPSWDSPWGPGRPGWHIECSAMSMGILGTTIDLHGGGSDLIFPHHECERAQSEAATGEPFVRHWMHCGMVAYEGTKMSKSLGNLVFVSELSKTADPRAIRLALMGHHYRDNWEWFDHDIDEASALLDRLVAAAEATAGPDPAPYAARVRAALDDDLDAPTARSALADLADAISAGGDDASAPIVLAELGALVGVALDRPAPSRS, from the coding sequence GTGCGCCTGTACGACACGGCCCGGGGCGAGGTCGTTCCCTTCGAGCCCGGCAACGAGGTCTCGATCTACGTCTGCGGGATCACCCCCTACGACTCGACCCACCTCGGCCACGCCAACACCTACGTCACCTACGACCTGCTGATCCGACGGTTGGAGGACCTCGGCCACACGGTCCGCCTGGTGCGCAACATCACGGACGTCGACGACTCGATCCTGCCGAAAGCCCGCGAGCTCGGCGTCGACTTCCTCGAGCTCGCGGCCGCCGAGACCGCCCGCTTCCACGGCGACATGGAGGCGCTCGACACCCGGCCCGTCCACGCCGAGCCGCACGCGACCAAGTGGATCACCGAGATGGTCGAGCTGATCGCGACGCTCGACGCGAACGGCCACGTCTACGTCGTGGACGGAACGGTGTTCTTCGACGTCTCGACGTTTCCGGGTTTCGGCGCGGTCAGCGGCTACGACGAAGCCACCATGATCGAGTACTCGGCCGAACGTGGCGGCCGCCCGGACGATCCCCGCCAGCGCAACCCGCTCGACTTCGTGCTCTGGCAGCCGTCGCTCGACGACGAGCCGAGCTGGGACTCCCCGTGGGGACCCGGGCGACCGGGCTGGCACATCGAGTGCAGCGCCATGTCGATGGGGATCCTCGGCACCACGATCGACCTGCACGGCGGCGGCAGCGACCTGATCTTCCCGCATCACGAGTGCGAGCGGGCCCAGAGCGAGGCCGCCACCGGCGAACCGTTCGTGCGCCACTGGATGCACTGCGGCATGGTCGCCTACGAGGGCACGAAGATGTCCAAGTCGCTCGGCAACCTCGTGTTCGTCAGCGAGCTCTCGAAGACCGCGGACCCCCGCGCGATCCGGCTCGCGCTGATGGGGCACCACTATCGCGACAACTGGGAGTGGTTCGACCACGACATCGACGAGGCGTCCGCCCTACTCGACCGGCTGGTCGCCGCGGCCGAGGCGACGGCCGGGCCCGACCCCGCGCCGTACGCGGCCCGCGTTCGTGCCGCCCTGGACGACGACCTCGACGCCCCGACGGCGAGGTCGGCGCTCGCCGATCTCGCCGACGCGATATCCGCCGGAGGCGACGACGCGTCGGCGCCTATCGTGTTGGCCGAACTGGGCGCGCTCGTCGGCGTCGCCCTCGACCGTCCCGCCCCGTCCCGGTCCTGA
- the cysS gene encoding cysteine--tRNA ligase, producing MRLYDTESGEIRPLDLRDPGKVSLYACGPTVYDHPHLGHARQAMTYDIVRRYLEWTGLEVHHAANVTDIDDNIINRANQEGSTEPEIAATWKDVYDAAIFDGLDILRPHTRPHATEYVDEMVAFIQTLVDNGSAYATDSGVYLRVASVEDYGGLVHRSLDDLREGAGARVEVDENKEDPLDFALWKAAKPGEPTWPSPWGEGRPGWHIECVAMSLDVLGDGFDLHGGGTDLVFPHHTNERAEAIAAGREFARHWMHNAMLNIEGEKMSKSLNNFRTIQDLLDEHPLNGRALRLLLLQTHYRKTMEINAEVMDQARGGIERIDAMARKAAAAGVSTDGATLDAGAVAAFRAAMDDDMGTPEAVATIFETVRRANAALDAGEDASGLVATVIDLADALGIRVGDASGGGDDDAEIDALVAARTDARSAKDFAEADRLRDELTARGIVVEDTPSGPIWHRG from the coding sequence ATGCGCCTCTACGACACCGAATCCGGCGAGATCCGCCCCCTCGATCTCCGCGACCCCGGCAAGGTCTCGCTCTACGCCTGCGGGCCGACCGTGTACGACCATCCCCACCTGGGCCATGCCCGTCAGGCGATGACCTACGACATCGTGCGCCGCTATCTGGAGTGGACCGGGCTCGAGGTGCACCACGCGGCCAACGTCACCGACATCGACGACAACATCATCAATCGGGCCAACCAGGAGGGCTCGACCGAGCCGGAGATCGCGGCCACCTGGAAGGACGTCTACGACGCCGCCATCTTCGACGGGCTCGACATCCTCCGCCCCCACACCCGCCCCCACGCGACGGAGTACGTGGACGAGATGGTCGCCTTCATCCAGACGTTGGTGGACAACGGCAGCGCCTACGCCACCGACTCCGGCGTCTATCTCCGGGTCGCGTCCGTGGAGGACTACGGCGGGCTCGTGCACCGCTCGCTCGACGACCTGCGCGAGGGCGCCGGCGCCCGCGTGGAGGTCGACGAGAACAAGGAGGACCCGCTCGACTTCGCGCTCTGGAAGGCCGCCAAGCCGGGCGAGCCGACCTGGCCGTCGCCGTGGGGCGAGGGCCGACCCGGCTGGCACATCGAGTGCGTCGCCATGAGCCTGGACGTGCTCGGCGACGGGTTCGACCTCCACGGCGGCGGCACCGATCTCGTGTTCCCCCACCACACGAACGAGCGGGCCGAGGCGATCGCCGCGGGGCGCGAGTTCGCCCGCCACTGGATGCACAACGCGATGCTCAACATCGAGGGCGAGAAGATGTCGAAGTCGCTCAACAACTTCCGCACGATCCAGGATCTGCTCGACGAGCATCCACTCAACGGGCGGGCGCTGCGCCTCCTGCTCCTGCAGACGCACTATCGCAAGACGATGGAGATCAACGCCGAGGTCATGGACCAGGCCCGCGGCGGCATCGAACGCATCGACGCGATGGCCCGCAAGGCCGCGGCCGCCGGCGTCTCGACCGACGGTGCCACCCTCGACGCCGGTGCCGTCGCGGCGTTCCGCGCCGCGATGGACGACGACATGGGTACGCCCGAAGCGGTGGCGACGATCTTCGAGACCGTGCGCCGGGCCAACGCCGCGCTCGACGCCGGTGAGGACGCGTCCGGCCTCGTGGCCACCGTGATCGACCTGGCCGACGCGCTCGGCATCCGCGTCGGCGACGCCAGTGGCGGTGGCGACGACGACGCCGAGATCGACGCACTGGTCGCGGCCCGCACCGACGCCCGCTCGGCGAAGGACTTCGCCGAAGCGGACCGACTGCGCGACGAGCTCACCGCCCGCGGCATCGTCGTCGAGGACACGCCGTCCGGGCCGATCTGGCATCGCGGGTGA
- a CDS encoding serine hydrolase, producing the protein MPILDPPATLHPLPPQPAGVPWPTDEWPTGPLPDHVDSAALDRLLDRAFGPEPEPEFGESAATLVVHEGRLVVERYGPNADASTPLLSWSMAKSVTHALVGLLVDRGELDPHAPAAVPEWTADDPRAAITLHQMLRMVDGLEFNEAYAIPEHGEEAAWSHCIDMLFGAGTDNPAAYTAARPAAHEPDTVFNYSSGTTNLLARIVGDHIGRGNEARAWMHEHLFGPIGMHSADPTFDTAGNFIGSSYLHATARDWARFGLLYLRGGEWDGRQLINREWVDDARTTRARDEDGGEYGAHWWTYPDGRGRFFCSGFEWQRVACVPSSDLVVVRLGTTPEDDYPTLVTWFDELIAHFDH; encoded by the coding sequence ATGCCGATCCTCGATCCGCCGGCCACGCTCCACCCCCTTCCACCCCAGCCCGCGGGCGTCCCCTGGCCCACCGACGAGTGGCCGACCGGACCGCTCCCCGACCATGTGGACAGCGCCGCGCTCGACCGGCTGCTCGACCGGGCCTTCGGCCCCGAGCCCGAGCCCGAGTTCGGCGAGTCGGCGGCCACGCTCGTCGTCCACGAGGGGCGGCTCGTCGTCGAGCGCTACGGGCCGAACGCCGATGCCTCCACGCCGCTCCTCTCATGGTCGATGGCGAAGTCGGTCACCCATGCGCTCGTCGGCCTGCTCGTGGACCGCGGCGAACTGGATCCCCACGCGCCGGCGGCCGTGCCCGAGTGGACGGCGGACGATCCCCGCGCCGCGATCACCCTGCACCAGATGCTGCGCATGGTCGACGGCCTCGAGTTCAACGAGGCCTACGCGATCCCCGAGCACGGCGAGGAGGCGGCCTGGTCACACTGCATCGACATGCTCTTCGGCGCCGGCACCGACAACCCGGCGGCCTACACCGCGGCGCGCCCGGCCGCTCACGAGCCGGACACGGTCTTCAACTACTCCAGCGGCACGACCAACCTCCTCGCCCGGATCGTGGGCGACCACATCGGTCGTGGCAACGAGGCCCGGGCCTGGATGCACGAACACCTCTTCGGTCCGATCGGCATGCACAGCGCCGACCCGACGTTCGACACCGCCGGCAACTTCATCGGGAGCTCCTACCTCCACGCGACCGCCCGCGACTGGGCTCGGTTCGGGTTGCTGTACCTGCGGGGCGGTGAGTGGGACGGTCGACAGCTCATCAACCGCGAGTGGGTCGACGACGCCCGCACCACACGGGCCCGCGACGAGGACGGCGGCGAGTACGGCGCCCACTGGTGGACGTATCCCGACGGACGCGGCCGCTTCTTCTGCAGCGGCTTCGAGTGGCAGCGGGTCGCCTGCGTGCCGTCGTCGGATCTGGTCGTCGTGCGCCTCGGCACCACGCCGGAGGACGACTACCCGACCCTCGTGACCTGGTTCGACGAGCTGATCGCCCACTTCGACCACTGA